The nucleotide sequence GTGGGGGCTGTCGGGGGTCCCTGGACAGGCTCAAGTGAGACAGCCTTGAAGGGATAACAAAGAGGGGGCAGCCTGGGGAAGGGAGGGCTTCGGAGCGCAGGCAGCTgatttccctcctcctcccctccagtCCTGGCTGCCCCCGCACTCCCCTCCTGGCCCAGGCCAAGGCCCGACACTTCCTCTCACACTCGGGCTTGCCAGGGCTGGCCCTGCTCCCTGCAGACAGGGCCCTGCCTGCTGACACACAAGCCCACACCTCACACACGCTGACCCGGGGCTGGGGCCCGGTACACACCACCCTCTGGTCTGTTCTCTTTGACGGTCACTCGGCACACGCAGCcacactcaccaccatgcctgcctagaGACCCAGACGCGGCCCCGGCCCCCCAGTGCTCTGGCCAGCTCTGTGCTGGGCCTCATGAATAATTTACTCCCTTCTCTCAGGGCATCAAATATTTATCCCCTGAGATTCCCAGTCCTCAGTTAGCTTGGGGAAGGTCCCGCCCCAGTCCCGCCTTCTCTGACACCCCACCCCCTGCACACCTGGGGCCATTTTCCCCTGGGCTCACCCCTGGGCTCACCTGttgggtggctcaggcctgcaggTCTCCTGGAGTCGAAGAGGTCTCAGGCCCACAGTCCCTTTGGGGGTTGCTGTGACAGTGGGGGAGCTCCCTTCCCCCCTCCACTccctccacctccatccccagCCAGGACTCGTCACTAGTCCCTCCTGGATGCTTTCCCTGCAGGGGTGACCCGGACAAGTGTGACATCTGGGGCAACACACCCCTGCATCTGGCAGCTTCCAATGGCCACTTGCACTGCCTGTCCTTCCTGGTGTCCTTCGGGGCCAACATCTGGTGCCTAGACAACGACTACCACACGCCGCTGGACATGGCTGCCATGAAGGGCCACATGGAATGCGTGCGCTACCTGGACTCCATCGCGGCCAAGCAGAGCAGCCTCAACCCCAAGCTAGTGGGTAAGCTGAAGGACAAGGCCTTCCGCGAGGCGGAGCGGCGCATCCGCGAGTGCGCCAAGCTGCAGCGCAAGCACCACGAACGCATGGAGCGGCGCTACCGGCGCGAGCTGGCCGAGCGCTCCGACACCCTCAGTTTCTCCAGCCTCACGTCCAGCACCCTGAGCCGCCGGCTGCAGCACCTGGCGCTGGGCAGCCACCTGCCGTACTCGCAGGCCACGCTGCACGGCACGGCCAGGGGCAAGACCAAGATGCAGAAGAAGCTGGAGCGGCGCAAGCAGGGCGGCGAAGGCACTTTCAAAGTCTCCGAGGATGGGCGCAAGAGCGCCCGCTCGCTCTCGGGCCTGCAGCTGGGCAACGACGTGATGTTCGTGCGCCAGGGCACCTACGCCAATCCCAAGGAGTGGGGCCGAGCCCCGCTCCGGGACATGTTCCTCTCGGACGAGGACAGCGTCTCCCGTGCCACGCTGGCAGCCGAGCCTGCCCACTCGGAGGTCAGCACCGACTCAGGCCACGACTCCCTCTTTACCCGCCCCGGCCTGGGCACCATGGTGTTCCGCAGAAATTACTTGAGCAGTGGGCTGCACGGACTGGGCCGCGAGGATGGGGGGCTGGACGGGATGGGAGCGCCTCGGGGTCGGCTGCAGAGCTCCCCTAGCCTGGACGATGACAGCCTGGGCAGTGCCAACAGCCTGCAGGACCGCAGCTGTGGGGAGGAGCTGCCCTGGGACGAGCTGGACTTAGGCTTGGACGAGGACCTGGAGCCCGAGACCGGCCCGCTGGAGACCTTTCTGGCCTCTCTGCACATGGAGGACTTTGCCGCCCTCCTGCGGCAGGAGAAGATTGACCTCGAGGCTCTGATGCTATGTTCTGACCTCGACCTCCGCAGCATCAGCGTCCCCCTGGGGCCCCGAAAGAAGATCTTGGGGGCCGTGAGGAGGCGGCGGCAGGCGATGGAGCGCCCGCCGGCCCTGGAGGACACAGAGCTGTGAGTGTCCAGCCTGGCAGGGGGATGGAGGAACAGGAGTTGGAAGGCCCCTGAGGAGGGAGTACAGATCTGCCTATTCAGGAGTAGGGGGTGGGGGCTACTGTATTTCATAAAATCGAAATGGGGCCATTGATGATAAAAGGCCCCCTTATTTTATTTACCACCAGCTCAGAAAAAGAAGTTGCCAATTTAATGATGACCCAAGGCATTCTTATCACAGCTAGTGTAAAGTGCACCTCGATTTTGGGGACATCAACATGTGGGGAAATGGTCGTCTTAGTGTCACCGAGTTTCAACAGTCACGGGAATCACAGTTGGGGTGTTTTTGagccctcccacctcccaggtgctGGGTTGTGCCCTTGAACAAGTTCTCTTGCTTAATCCCTCTAAAAGCCCGTGTGCCCGGACTGTATTGGTGGATTATATCGTTCCCATTTTATAGCGGATGAGCAAGTGGAGGCTCAGACAGTTAGAATAGCTCACCTCAAGGTCCTGCTGCTGCTCAACATGGAGCTGGGCTTGATCCCTGGTCTGCATGGCTTTAGAGCCTGGGGTCAAAGTGGCTCCCATGGGATGCAGGGCTTGCAGTCAGCAGGGCCTCTCAGTTGCCCAAGACctcaggcagattttttttttttttttttttttaaagacagtttccctcttgttgcccaggctggagtgcagtggcacaatctcagttcactgcaacctccacctcccgggttcacgaaattctcctgcctcagcctcctgagtagctgggattacaggggtgcactaccatgcccagctaatttttgtatttttagtagagatgtggttttgccatgttggccaggcttatctcgaacttctgacctcaggtgatctgtccacttcggcctcccaaagtgctgggattacaggcgtgagccaccgcacccggctttagGCAGATGTTTTACCTGCTATTCCTGAACTCTGCAACCAGGAACGTGGGCAAATGCTCCCAAATGCTCTGGAGGCAGAGTTCATGTTCCAAAGCCCGTCATAGTTGGCCAAGGCCGCTGCCACAATGGTCATGCTGTGGCCAgcccctgccctggcccctcccctgCAGCATCCCACAAGCCCAACAAATGCTGTCCTCATTTCCTCTTAGGTATCTATGGCCTTTATCCTGAgtggctggggcagggagggtgTGGGGAGGCAGGCTGGTTTAGAGTTTTGGGGATGGGGAGGTCACCCGTAGGCTGGCATCCTCCATCCCTGACCATCAACCTGCTGAGAGATGGGAAGGCTAAGTTGTCCAGATGGCTGTCCTGGGTGAAAATGATGCCTCTAAAGGACCTCACGTgaaatctgtttctttctgtctcttcctccacAGATAACGGGGGGCTCCTCTCCCCAGACCAAAATGAATTGCAAGTTGCCACAACCTGTGGTGGGGCCTCAAGGTCCTCACAGTCGCCAGTCCTGCAGCCCCCTTCCCCAGGAGCAAGGACCACGTGGGTCGACTCCTTTGAAAGGCTGTCCACACCTTGAAGCAGAGGGTGTAGCCTGGAGGCACCAGAGGGGCAAGAGAATGTCCCCTCCAGTTCTGAGGGGTCACAAAGGCCCTGAGCCACCCATTCTGAGCAGCCCTAAAGGACATGTAGACTTGGGGGAGGCTTACCCcagagggagggcaggggcaTGGAACTGGATGGGAGTGTGGGAGGTGAATGCCGGAGGGCGTGCCTGTCCCGGGCCCCTCCCCTGATGGTCTTGTTCTCTTGTGCTCAGGCCGGAGACTTGCTCACTTCCTGCATTTTTGTGAAGGGAAGAGTTTGGGCTGCCTCCCCTCTTCCAGTCCACCCCAGAGGGGAAGTTCCTCAGCCAGACTCTTCAGCCAAATGCCCCAACTTTCAGTCTGCACCCATTCCAAGCACAGCCAGCATCCCCTCCTTCAGCCAGTGGCCAAGGCCCGGAGCTGGAGAGCCAGGCTGGGGGTACTGACGCCCTTCCCAGCTCATCCAGGGATGGAGCCTGGCCTGTCTTCCTCCAGCCTCCCGCTTTTTCATTGTGCAGCCCGGCCCCGCCAGGGACCCCAGAGGGCCAGGGCACTAGATGCAAGGTGCTAGACCAACAGGCTGCAGTGTTATAGCCCCCAGGCCTGGCAGGCATGCGCTGGGCCAGAGAAAGGTGTCTGCCAacctcctcagtctcccaggccTGGGACAGGCAGAACAGGGTGTGGCTGGGTGTTGGGCCTGGGTTGGGTAAGTCCTGCGATATGGACACTGGAGAAAGTGGATAATCTAAACTGCAGATTATCCCCAGGTCACCagggctgtgtgtgtgcgtgtatgcatgtgtgtgcgtgcatgtgtgtgtacgtgtgtggtgtgtgtgtgcttgtgtgtgtgttcttgcgtacgtgtgcacgcacatgcatgtgtgtgtgcgtgcatgtgtgtgtacgtgtgtgtgtgcatgtgcgcacGTGTTTGtgtttatgcatgtgtgtgcatgtgtgcgggtgtttgtgtgtgtttatgcatgtgtgtgcatgcgtgcacatgtgtgtgtgtttatgcgtgtgtgtgtgcatgcatgcgtgtgtgcgcGCTCACCTTGGGTGTTGTTTGGTAAGTTTCCCTCTTT is from Macaca thibetana thibetana isolate TM-01 chromosome 16, ASM2454274v1, whole genome shotgun sequence and encodes:
- the USH1G gene encoding pre-mRNA splicing regulator USH1G isoform X2, whose amino-acid sequence is MNDQYHRAARDGYLELLKEATRKELNAPDEDGMTPTLWAAYHGHLESLRLIVSRGGDPDKCDIWGNTPLHLAASNGHLHCLSFLVSFGANIWCLDNDYHTPLDMAAMKGHMECVRYLDSIAAKQSSLNPKLVGKLKDKAFREAERRIRECAKLQRKHHERMERRYRRELAERSDTLSFSSLTSSTLSRRLQHLALGSHLPYSQATLHGTARGKTKMQKKLERRKQGGEGTFKVSEDGRKSARSLSGLQLGNDVMFVRQGTYANPKEWGRAPLRDMFLSDEDSVSRATLAAEPAHSEVSTDSGHDSLFTRPGLGTMVFRRNYLSSGLHGLGREDGGLDGMGAPRGRLQSSPSLDDDSLGSANSLQDRSCGEELPWDELDLGLDEDLEPETGPLETFLASLHMEDFAALLRQEKIDLEALMLCSDLDLRSISVPLGPRKKILGAVRRRRQAMERPPALEDTEL
- the USH1G gene encoding pre-mRNA splicing regulator USH1G isoform X1 — translated: MNDQYHRAARDGYLELLKEATRKELNAPDEDGMTPTLWAAYHGHLESLRLIVSRGGDPDKCDIWGNTPLHLAASNGHLHCLSFLVSFGANIWCLDNDYHTPLDMAAMKGHMECVRYLDSIAAKQSSLNPKLVGKLKDKAFREAERRIRECAKLQRKHHERMERRYRRELAERSDTLSFSSLTSSTLSRRLQHLALGSHLPYSQATLHGTARGKTKMQKKLERRKQGGEGTFKVSEDGRKSARSLSGLQLGNDVMFVRQGTYANPKEWGRAPLRDMFLSDEDSVSRATLAAEPAHSEVSTDSGHDSLFTRPGLGTMVFRRNYLSSGLHGLGREDGGLDGMGAPRGRLQSSPSLDDDSLGSANSLQDRSCGEELPWDELDLGLDEDLEPETGPLETFLASLHMEDFAALLRQEKIDLEALMLCSDLDLRSISVPLGPRKKILGAVRRRRQAMERPPALEDTEL